One region of Armigeres subalbatus isolate Guangzhou_Male chromosome 3, GZ_Asu_2, whole genome shotgun sequence genomic DNA includes:
- the LOC134223545 gene encoding uncharacterized protein LOC134223545 encodes MHSTHNMSLEVLAGVTPLKHRYWELSLRILIKCGTSNTLVLENFDNMLELAHRSRYLRVYLNYISSDLCLPCYNPPRVYFVNDSSSIEYDLSMKHAIQGIPDHLRQSSIPSIFSEKYEHVNCNNRYFTDGSRINGSTGFGVFNVSSTTFRKLQEPCSVYVAELAAINFALGIISNQPVDHYFIFSDSLSSIEALRSMKPVKHASYFLTTIREQMRDLVERSFKITFVWVPSHCLIYGNEKADSLAKVGAQEGEVYDRQISNNEFFPLVRQSTLQNWQMIWSHNELGRWLFSIVPKVSARAWFRE; translated from the exons atgcattcaacgcataacatgagcctggaggtgcttgctggagtcactcctttaaagcaccgttactgggagctctcacttagaatactgatcaaatgtggaacaagtaacacacttgtattagaaaacttcgataatatgcttgaactggctcatcgttcaagatatctgcgagtctatctcaactacatatcgtcagatctctgtcttccatgttataatccacctcgagtttacttcgtcaacgacagttcctcaattgaatacgatctgtccatgaaacacgctattcaaggaataccagatcatcttcgacaatcatctatcccttccattttttctgaaaaatatgaacatgtcaattgcaataacagatatttcactgatggttctcgcattaacggatccactggcttcggtgttttcaacgtaagttcaaccaccttccgaaaacttcaggaaccgtgttcggtttatgttgctgagctggcagcaattaatttcgctttggggataatttccaatcagcccgtagaccattatttcatcttctcggatagtcttagttctatcgaggcactccggtcgatgaaacctgttaagcacgcatcttactttcttacaactataagagagcagatgcgtgatttggtcgaaagatcattcaagattacctttgtatgggtcccatcccattgcctaatctatggcaatgagaaggcggactcgctagcaaaggtgggcgcacaggaaggtgaagtttatgatagacaaatctcgaataacgagtttttcccattagtccgtcagagtactcttcaaaattggcaaatgatttggtcacacaatgaacttggacggtggctattttccatagttcctaaagtttctgcgcgagcgtggttcagag aataa